The Daucus carota subsp. sativus chromosome 9, DH1 v3.0, whole genome shotgun sequence genome window below encodes:
- the LOC108202363 gene encoding major strawberry allergen Fra a 1-2-like: MGFASFTDEYTSAVALSRIFKASILDSHNLIPKLLPQGIKSIEIIQGDGGAGSIKQVNFIDGRNFSSVKYHIDELNEDKYTYNYTLLEGDALVENLEKITYEVKFESSSSGGTISKVTSKYYTKGDFMLKEEDIKSGKEKVLMMYKVVEAYLLQNPDAYV; this comes from the exons ATGGGTTTCGCAAGCTTCACTGATGAGTACACTTCTGCCGTCGCTCTATCAAGGATCTTCAAGGCTTCCATCCTTGACTCTCACAACTTGATTCCGAAACTCTTGCCACAAGGTATCAAGAGCATTGAGATCATTCAAGGTGATGGAGGAGCTGGAAGCATAAAGCAAGTCAACTTTATTGATG GTCGCAATTTCAGTAGTGTGAAGTATCACATTGACGAGCTTAACGAAGATAAGTACACATACAATTATACGTTGTTGGAAGGCGATGCTTTGGTTGAAAATCTTGAGAAAATAACTTACGAGGTTAAGTTTGAATCCTCGTCTAGTGGTGGTACTATCTCTAAGGTGACAAGCAAGTATTACACCAAAGGCGACTTCATGCTCAAAGAAGAGGACATCAAGAGTGGTAAGGAAAAGGTTCTGATGATGTACAAAGTTGTCGAAGCCTACCTTCTCCAAAACCCCGATGCCTATGTCTAG
- the LOC108202364 gene encoding major strawberry allergen Fra a 1.07-like, which produces MGFASFTDEYTSAIAPSRIFKASILDSHNLIPKLLPQGIKSIEIIQGDGGAGSIKQVNFLDGRNFSSVKYHIDELNEDKFTYNYTLLEGDALVENLEKITYEVKFESSPSGGTISKVTSKYYTKGDFMLKEEDIKSGKEKVLMMYKVVEAYLLQNPDAYV; this is translated from the exons atGGGTTTCGCAAGCTTTACGGATGAGTACACTTCTGCTATCGCTCCATCAAGGATCTTCAAGGCTTCCATCCTCGACTCTCACAACTTGATTCCCAAACTCTTGCCACAAGGTATTAAGAGCATTGAGATCATTCAAGGAGATGGCGGAGCTGGAAGCATCAAGCAAGTCAACTTTCTTGACG GTCGCAATTTCAGTAGTGTCAAGTACCACATTGATGAGCTTAATGAAGATAAGTTCACATACAACTATACGTTGTTGGAAGGCGATGCTTTGGTTGAAAATCTTGAGAAAATAACTTACGAGGTTAAGTTTGAATCCTCGCCCAGTGGTGGTACCATCTCTAAGGTGACAAGCAAGTATTACACTAAAGGTGACTTCATGCTCAAAGAAGAGGACATCAAGAGCGGTAAGGAAAAGGTTCTAATGATGTACAAAGTTGTCGAAGCCTACCTTCTCCAAAACCCCGATGCCTATGTCTAG
- the LOC108201210 gene encoding major strawberry allergen Fra a 1.07-like, which produces MGFASFTDEYTSAVAPSRIFKASILDSHNLIPKLLPQGIKSIEIIQGDGGAGSIKQVNFIDGRDFSSVKYHIDELNEDKYTYNYTLLEGDALVENLEKITYEVKFESLPSGGTISKVTSKYYTKGDFMLKEEDIKSGKEKVLMMYKVVEAYLLQNPDAYV; this is translated from the exons ATGGGTTTTGCAAGCTTTACTGATGAGTACACTTCTGCTGTCGCTCCGTCAAGGATCTTCAAGGCTTCCATCCTTGACTCTCACAACTTGATTCCCAAACTCTTGCCACAAGGTATTAAGAGCATTGAAATCATTCAAGGTGATGGAGGAGCCGGAAGCATCAAGCAAGTCAACTTTATTGACG GTCGCGATTTCAGTAGTGTGAAGTACCACATTGATGAGCTTAATGAAGATAAGTACACATACAACTATACGTTGTTGGAAGGCGATGCTTTGGTTGAAAATCTTGAGAAAATAACTTACGAggtcaagtttgaatccttgcCTAGTGGTGGTACCATCTCTAAGGTGACAAGCAAGTATTACACTAAAGGCGACTTCATGCTCAAAGAAGAGGACATCAAGAGCGGTAAGGAAAAGGTTCTGATGATGTATAAAGTTGTCGAAGCCTACCTTCTCCAAAACCCCGATGCCTATGTCTAG